A stretch of the Bradyrhizobium arachidis genome encodes the following:
- a CDS encoding nitrate reductase cytochrome c-type subunit — MMKRFGIAVLALAMAAGAGTLTAQTLNSGLRGTAPLNEEGPAPPMLPNRNTSEKEARNYPEQPPVIPHSIDGYQIDLNGNKCLSCHARARTAESQAPMVSITHFMDRDGQFLASISPRRFFCTECHVPQNTATPPVSNDFTDVDTLLSRASPGGRR; from the coding sequence ATGATGAAACGATTTGGTATCGCCGTGCTGGCGCTCGCGATGGCCGCGGGCGCAGGCACACTGACTGCGCAGACGCTCAATTCCGGCCTGCGCGGCACGGCCCCGCTCAACGAGGAAGGCCCGGCGCCGCCGATGCTGCCGAACCGCAACACCTCGGAGAAGGAGGCGCGCAACTATCCGGAGCAGCCGCCGGTGATCCCGCATTCGATCGACGGCTACCAGATCGACCTCAACGGCAACAAGTGCCTGTCCTGCCACGCGCGTGCGCGCACGGCGGAATCGCAGGCGCCGATGGTCTCGATCACCCACTTCATGGACCGTGACGGTCAGTTCCTGGCCTCGATCTCGCCGCGGCGCTTCTTCTGCACGGAGTGCCACGTGCCGCAGAATACCGCCACGCCGCCCGTCAGCAACGACTTCACCGACGTCGACACGCTGCTCTCGCGTGCAAGCCCCGGTGGCCGGCGATGA
- a CDS encoding NapC/NirT family cytochrome c, with product MTTTADEPRDGLKAKRGFIARSWDFALELWGVLRRPSSVFALGTLVLAGFVAGVIFWGGFNTALELTNTEKFCTGCHEMKDNVYAELKSTIHFTNRSGVRATCPDCHVPHNWTDKIARKMQASKEVWGKIFGTIDTREKFLDHRLELAAHEWARFKANDSLECRNCHSADSMDITKQSPRASVAHQRFLFTGEKTCIDCHKGIAHHLPDMRGVPGWQ from the coding sequence ATGACAACGACCGCTGACGAGCCCAGGGACGGGTTGAAGGCGAAGCGCGGCTTCATCGCGCGGAGCTGGGATTTTGCTCTCGAACTCTGGGGCGTGCTGAGACGGCCGAGCTCGGTCTTCGCACTCGGCACGCTGGTGCTCGCGGGCTTCGTGGCAGGCGTCATCTTCTGGGGCGGCTTCAACACCGCGCTGGAATTGACCAACACCGAAAAGTTCTGCACCGGCTGTCACGAGATGAAGGACAACGTCTATGCGGAGCTGAAGTCGACCATCCACTTCACCAACCGCTCCGGCGTGCGCGCGACCTGCCCGGACTGCCACGTCCCGCACAACTGGACCGACAAGATCGCGCGCAAGATGCAGGCCTCCAAGGAGGTCTGGGGCAAGATCTTTGGCACCATCGACACCCGCGAGAAATTCCTGGATCACCGGCTCGAGCTGGCGGCGCACGAATGGGCCCGCTTCAAAGCCAATGATTCCCTGGAATGCCGCAACTGCCACAGCGCCGATTCCATGGACATCACAAAGCAATCGCCGCGCGCCTCGGTCGCTCACCAGCGCTTCCTGTTCACGGGCGAGAAGACCTGCATCGACTGCCACAAGGGCATCGCCCATCACCTGCCCGACATGCGCGGCGTTCCCGGCTGGCAGTAG